In Haemorhous mexicanus isolate bHaeMex1 chromosome 38, bHaeMex1.pri, whole genome shotgun sequence, a single genomic region encodes these proteins:
- the LOC132341319 gene encoding LOW QUALITY PROTEIN: protein spinster homolog 1-like (The sequence of the model RefSeq protein was modified relative to this genomic sequence to represent the inferred CDS: inserted 1 base in 1 codon) produces the protein MEKTSPCPSPTLARPDDVTVGAGPEPEVAPPPAGKAPPPPPRPHLSVAVLCLINLLNYMDRFTVAGVLPEVEDYFGIGDSSSGLLQTVFISSYLVLAPLFGFLGDRXSRKRLLALGLALWSGVTLATSFVPPQHFGALLAGRALVGVGEAAYSTLAPTLVADLFRGPARSRALGGFYLAVPLGSGLGYIAGSKVKDLAADWRWALRVTPVLGLLALLLLLAVVSDPPRGGLDGAAATARPLPHSWGHDLRQLGRNHTLVLSTLGFTAVAFVTGALALWAPAFLFRARLARGEGQPCRGGRRCQATRGGLLFGALTCGSGVLGVGLGAELSRRLRPREPRADPLLCAGGLLGGAPCLLLALLCAQPCPPAAYVWGLLGGAPCLLLALLCAQPCPPAAYVFIFLGETLLSLNWAIVADILLYVVPPGRRSTAEALQIVASHLLGDAGSPYLVGLVSDALGGGAAAISYQRGAGALLRALLLLPFAAALGGAAFLAAGNSLPRDRRRARREARGLPPDGDSDDDEEDGDGGPALGDGGPAPGSDGSAPPAIVVPPNAGGRTRRLPVAHVLA, from the exons ATGGAGAAGAC ctccccctgcccctcccccaccctggCTCGCCCCGATGACGTCACGGTGGGGGCGGGGCCGGAGCCGGAggtggccccgccccccgcgggCAAAGCCCCGCCCCCTCCGCCCCGCCCCCACCTGAGCGTGGCCGTGCTGTGCTTAATTAACCTCCTTAATTACATGGACAGGTTCACCGTGGCAG gtgtgctgcCCGAGGTCGAGGATTATTTCGGCATCGGCGACAGCAGCTCCGGCCTCCTGCAGACAG TGTTCATCAGCAGTTACCTGGTGCTGGCTCCTCTCTTCGGCTTCCTCGGGGACC ACAGCCGCAAGCGGCTCCTGGCGCTGGGGCTGGCGCTCTGGTCCGGGGTCACCCTGGCCACCAGCTTCGTGCCCCCGCAG cACTTTGGGGCCCTCCTGGCCGGCCGGGCCCTGGTGGGCGTGGGCGAGGCCGCCTACTCCACCCTGGCGCCCACCTTGGTGGCCGACCTGTTCCGCGGCCCCGCCCGCAGCCGCGCCCTGGGCGGCTTCTACCTGGCCGTGcccctgggcag CGGGCTGGGTTACATCGCGGGGTCAAAGGTCAAGGACCTGGCGGCCGATTGGCGCTGGGCGCTGCGG gtgacccctgtcctggggctgctggccctgctgctgctcctggccgtgGTCAGCGACCCCCCCCGGGGCGGCCTGGACGGGGCGGCGGCCACTgcccggcccctcccccactcctGGGGCCACGACCTGCGCCAGCTCGGCCGCAa ccaCACCCTGGTGCTGTCCACGCTGGGCTTCACGGCCGTGGCCTTTGTCACCGGCGCCCTGGCGCTCTGGGCTCCGGCCTTCCTGTTCCGAGCCCGCCTGGCGCGGGGGGAGGGGCAGCCCTGCCGGGGGGGGCGGCGTTGCCAGGCGACCAGAGGTGG CCTGCTGTTCGGAGCGCTCACCTGCGGCtcgggggtgctgggggtggggctgggggcggaGCTTTCTCGTAGGCTCCGCCCCCGCGAGCCCCGGGCGGATCCATTGCTGTGCGcgggggggctcctggggggggcgccctgcctgctgctggcgctgctctgcgcccagccctgc ccccccgCCGCCTAC gtttgggggctcctggggggggcgccctgcctgctgctggcgctgctctgcgcccagccctgcccccccGCCGCCTAC GTTTTTATCTTCCTGGGGGagaccctgctgtccctgaaCTGGGCCATCGTGGCCGACATCTTACTG tacgTGGTGCCCCCCGGGCGCCGCTCCACGGCCGAGGCGCTGCAGATCGTGGCCTCGCACTTACTGGGAGACGCTGGGAGCCCCTACCTGGTGGGACTG GTGAGTGACGCCCTGGGGGGCGGAGCCGCCGCCATCTCGTACcagcgcggggccggggctctgctgcgggcgctgctgctgctgccgttCGCCGCCGCCCTGGGCGGAGCCGCCTTCCTGGCCGCCGGTAACAGCCTGCCCCGGGACCGGCGGCGGGCCCGGAGGGAGGCCCGAG ggctgcccccggACGGCGACAGTGACGACGATGAGGAGGACGGCGATGGTGGCCCCGCCCTCGGCGATGGTGGCCCCGCCCCCGGCAGTGATGGCTCCGCCCCCCCGGCCATCGTGGTGCCGCCCAACGCTGGGGGCCGGACACGGCGCCTGCCCGTGGCTCACGTGCTGGCCTGA
- the LOC132341332 gene encoding lysophospholipase D GDPD3-like isoform X1, protein MPFCFSLERGLLVLLLWYLGLLPLLPLPEAALLFPLPSIINRTYFPLPRGPAGHALSRAAAALVLRPSLLKHLKSRGLQVWLWVVNEERDFAEAFGLGATGVITDYPGRLRRFLEGPSPTPRGPSPTPRGPSPTQGGEPLPLPENGGGTGENGEKTE, encoded by the exons ATGCCGTTCTGCTTCTCGCTGGAGCgggggctgctggtgctgctgctctggtacctggggctgctcccgctgctgccgctgcccgAGGCCGCGCTGCTCTTCCCGCTGCCCTCCATCATCAACCG GACGTATTTTCCCCTCCCCCGCGGCCCGGCCGGACACGCCCTGAGCAGAGCGGCAGCGGC cctggtgctCCGCCCCTCCCTCCTGAAGCACCTGAAGAGCCGCGGGCTGCAG GTGTGGCTGTGGGTGGTGAACGAGGAGCGCGACTTCGCGGAAGCCTTCGGCCTCGGCGCCACCGGAGTCATCACCGACTACCCCGGGAGGCTCCGGAGGTTCCTGGagggcccctcccccaccccgaggggcccctcccccaccccgaggggcccctcccccacccaagGGGGAGAGCCCCTCCCCCTGCCGGAAAATGGGGGAGGAacgggggaaaatggggaaaaaacggAATAA
- the LOC132341332 gene encoding lysophospholipase D GDPD3-like isoform X2 produces the protein MPFCFSLERGLLVLLLWYLGLLPLLPLPEAALLFPLPSIINRLVLRPSLLKHLKSRGLQVWLWVVNEERDFAEAFGLGATGVITDYPGRLRRFLEGPSPTPRGPSPTPRGPSPTQGGEPLPLPENGGGTGENGEKTE, from the exons ATGCCGTTCTGCTTCTCGCTGGAGCgggggctgctggtgctgctgctctggtacctggggctgctcccgctgctgccgctgcccgAGGCCGCGCTGCTCTTCCCGCTGCCCTCCATCATCAACCG cctggtgctCCGCCCCTCCCTCCTGAAGCACCTGAAGAGCCGCGGGCTGCAG GTGTGGCTGTGGGTGGTGAACGAGGAGCGCGACTTCGCGGAAGCCTTCGGCCTCGGCGCCACCGGAGTCATCACCGACTACCCCGGGAGGCTCCGGAGGTTCCTGGagggcccctcccccaccccgaggggcccctcccccaccccgaggggcccctcccccacccaagGGGGAGAGCCCCTCCCCCTGCCGGAAAATGGGGGAGGAacgggggaaaatggggaaaaaacggAATAA